In the Candidatus Neomarinimicrobiota bacterium genome, one interval contains:
- a CDS encoding SPOR domain-containing protein, producing the protein MKKVLFAIVLLLGVLLIFSACAKKYHGTVGEPIDVTIQKDTENVTQFQWAFKKKPAESRLDPRDFEPSDYAEAVTFVPDVPGTYEVIVVMIDETGKETDESFIYEITLAGETEEETSEVVEEKPVEPEKPAEVTEEETWQPAPEPTAEQKKSFKPPVSKPSPNMSAQEAANRIPSDKSRYTIQVSSWTSYKTAQKAMKELQDAGFDAYIQNAYLSHTDKVWYRVRVGNFTNRADARKVAEQIKEKTGQDTWIDYMRKDY; encoded by the coding sequence ATGAAAAAGGTCCTTTTTGCTATAGTTTTGCTTTTAGGAGTTTTGCTGATTTTTTCCGCATGTGCCAAGAAATATCACGGTACGGTTGGTGAACCCATTGATGTTACCATTCAGAAAGACACGGAAAACGTGACCCAGTTTCAGTGGGCATTTAAGAAAAAACCGGCTGAATCCCGTTTGGATCCCCGTGATTTTGAACCTTCGGATTACGCGGAAGCGGTAACCTTCGTCCCGGATGTCCCCGGAACTTATGAAGTAATCGTTGTGATGATTGATGAAACCGGCAAAGAAACGGATGAGAGCTTTATTTATGAAATCACATTGGCCGGAGAGACAGAAGAGGAAACCTCCGAAGTGGTTGAAGAAAAACCGGTTGAACCTGAAAAACCTGCTGAAGTGACGGAAGAGGAGACCTGGCAACCTGCACCTGAGCCGACAGCTGAACAGAAAAAATCTTTCAAACCGCCTGTAAGCAAACCATCACCTAATATGTCCGCCCAGGAAGCAGCCAACAGAATTCCCAGTGATAAAAGCCGGTATACAATCCAGGTATCCAGTTGGACCAGTTACAAAACGGCTCAAAAAGCCATGAAGGAACTGCAGGATGCCGGATTTGATGCGTATATCCAGAATGCTTACCTGAGTCATACGGATAAGGTGTGGTACCGGGTGCGTGTAGGGAATTTTACAAACCGGGCCGATGCACGGAAAGTGGCTGAACAGATTAAGGAAAAAACCGGACAGGATACCTGGATT
- the ndk gene encoding nucleoside-diphosphate kinase codes for MDYTLCIIKPDAVLKGYTGKIMDDCIQAGFVIHGIRKVQLTEKQAKSFYKIHKHKPFFKPLIEFMTSGPSVALVLEKENAVDAFRAIIGETDARKAEEGTIRHKYGEDNRRNAVHGSDSPENAKKEIAFFFANIDLI; via the coding sequence ATGGATTATACACTGTGTATTATCAAACCTGACGCCGTTTTAAAAGGATATACCGGCAAAATCATGGATGATTGTATTCAGGCCGGATTTGTGATTCATGGAATACGTAAGGTGCAGTTGACAGAAAAACAGGCGAAGAGTTTCTACAAGATACACAAACACAAACCTTTTTTCAAACCCCTGATTGAGTTCATGACAAGCGGTCCTTCCGTTGCCCTCGTGCTGGAAAAAGAAAATGCCGTGGATGCATTCAGGGCTATCATCGGTGAAACAGATGCCCGGAAAGCAGAAGAAGGGACCATCCGGCATAAATATGGAGAAGATAACCGACGAAACGCAGTGCATGGCTCCGATTCCCCGGAAAATGCAAAAAAAGAAATTGCTTTTTTCTTTGCAAATATTGACCTTATTTAA